Proteins found in one Planococcus citri chromosome 2, ihPlaCitr1.1, whole genome shotgun sequence genomic segment:
- the LOC135837921 gene encoding uncharacterized protein LOC135837921: protein MGIPDKLCSLAAKSSCIPLLYEWASCEMLATDFWIRELYYGTCRDHEWFIWQLNQMQLPSSLVIPNLVREQIEYHMTSILNQVIIWIQYHHSKNFFHDEPASPLKEYLLKLIWKLDRSIDYAATAKNVLAGSNFNPMEKYRFACTYCFSEEVCNLKDVTEVTIDWCFEKEPLLVYWSKYLTNQLHTITLPSNDSIEEIMFAKALDEYDLWQPIKYFFAKLNSGARLLQCKNVFLHEEGKYQKELLALLNECEKSSVYLHQANMIEILKNYEQAENFEGIRQICTELKGKLSFKDFALIIEELARLSMFTINTFNAVTPLLMEIWNDASDADKRRVASTGLQSRIVEKWWELLWEEMDDHFANRHRFRNPLVFIRALAEAYEPRNFLKSNFYLLVIWQPFASIVELMDEFQSGAEDVEEFKKNIRQQLVTDHTSCLHYLASHGEFDEFNSFVSFFYPDNASRTAYQRKFLMDNLKDFSYSFEYVDWRIIYQFVSNVFRDSDDRSVSSCTTLLMQKALSKRRGILIKMMHREEVNSIVECIHTFVPYQHNLSRAKQNCVDSLIEYLHNGFSIIIFKATQFEKLLIWCYGSEAGVAQFKEKINASKVFVTLLKFCVNGYAFEASDSMEEFLHWYYPIESERKNFISDMIYSYDEFGVIGEFLRDRRYRRCMLNWFFDRNAYEVKKFTTFYALFTKA from the coding sequence ATGGGCATTCCGGACAAACTATGTTCACTGGCGGCGAAATCTTCGTGTATACCATTGCTGTACGAATGGGCCAGCTGTGAAATGTTAGCAACCGATTTTTGGATAAGGGAATTATACTACGGTACGTGCCGGGATCACGAATGGTTTATATGGCAACTGAATCAAATGCAACTACCCAGCAGCCTAGTGATCCCGAATTTGGTTCGCGAGCAAATCGAATATCATATGACGTCGATTTTGAACCAGGTTATAATATGGATACAGTATCACCACAGCAAAAATTTCTTCCACGATGAACCGGCATCTCCGTTGAAAGAATACCTGCTTAAATTGATTTGGAAACTGGATCGATCGATCGACTACGCAGCTACTGCCAAAAACGTGTTGGCTGGCTCGAATTTTAACCCTATGGAGAAGTACAGATTTGCTTGCACGTATTGTTTTTCGGAGGAAGTATGCAATTTGAAAGATGTGACGGAGGTAACGATAGATTGGTGTTTCGAAAAAGAGCCTTTGCTGGTTTATTGGAGTAAATACTTGACCAATCAGTTGCATACGATAACTTTACCGTCGAACGATTCAATCGAGGAGATCATGTTTGCTAAAGCTCTGGATGAGTACGATCTTTGGCAGCCCATAaagtacttttttgcaaaactcAACTCCGGTGCTAGATTATTGCAGTGTAAGAACGTTTTCTTGCACGAAGaaggaaaatatcaaaaagaacTGCTCGCTTTACTGAATGAATGCGAAAAAAGTTCTGTGTACCTGCACCAGGCTAATATGATAGAAATCCTTAAAAATTACGAACAGGCGGAAAATTTCGAAGGTATTCGACAGATTTGCACCGAGTTGAAGGGCAAGTTGAGTTTCAAGGATTTCGCTCTAATTATCGAAGAATTGGCCAGGTTGTCGATGTTTACTATAAACACATTCAATGCAGTGACACCGTTACTTATGGAAATTTGGAACGATGCCAGCGACGCGGATAAGCGCCGGGTAGCCTCAACTGGCTTGCAATCACGTATCGTCGAAAAATGGTGGGAATTGCTATGGGAAGAAATGGACGATCATTTCGCCAATAGACACCGATTCCGCAATCCTTTGGTGTTTATTCGTGCCTTGGCTGAAGCGTACGAACCTCGAAATTTCCTCAAGTCGAATTTTTATTTGCTTGTAATCTGGCAACCGTTCGCTTCTATCGTCGAACTAATGGACGAATTTCAGTCAGGTGCTGAAGATGTCGAAGAATTCAAGAAGAATATTCGACAACAGCTTGTAACTGACCACACGTCTTGTTTGCATTATTTGGCGTCTCATGGTGAGTTCGATGAATTTAACAGTTTTGTATCGTTTTTCTACCCGGATAACGCGAGCAGAACCGCGtatcagagaaaatttttaatggataACTTGAAAGATTTTAGTTATTCGTTCGAATACGTCGATTGGAgaataatttaccaatttgTCAGCAACGTGTTTCGTGACTCCGATGACCGATCCGTGTCTTCCTGTACCACCCTACTGATGCAAAAGGCTTTGAGTAAAAGAAGGGGTATTCTGATCAAAATGATGCATCGAGAAGAAGTAAACAGCATCGTAGAATGTATTCACACTTTTGTGCCATACCAGCACAATTTATCTCGAGCAAAGCAGAATTGCGTTGATTCACTTATCGAATACCTTCATAATGGTTTTAGTATTATCATTTTTAAGGCGACTCAGTTCGAAAAATTGCTGATTTGGTGTTACGGATCTGAGGCAGGTGTTGctcaatttaaagaaaaaatcaacGCTTCAAAAGTTTTTGTCACTCTGCTGAAATTCTGCGTCAACGGATACGCTTTCGAAGCGAGTGATTCTATGGAGGAATTTTTGCACTGGTATTACCCCATTGAAAgtgaaaggaaaaattttatatcggaTATGATTTACTCTTACGATGAATTTGGAGTGATCGGGGAATTCCTAAGAGATAGGAGGTATCGTCGATGCATGCTGAACTGGTTTTTTGATAGGAACGCTTACGAAGTAAAGAAATTTACAACGTTTTATGCGCTGTTCACAAAGGCATAA
- the LOC135837915 gene encoding uncharacterized protein LOC135837915 yields MDDDNPTELRSLAAKSSCIQLVYDWASCEMSAVDIWKKEEDYGTCPDHECFIWQLNEMQLPGSPVIPNLVLDQIEYHLTSILKQVTDWIRYHHRKNFFHDEPASPLKEYLLKLIWKPDRSIDYSATAKNVLAGSNFNPMEKYRFACTYCFSEEVWKLKDLAEIATDWCFETEPMLVYWSKYLTNQLHTIPVPANDSIDEFMFAKALKEYDLWQPIKYFFGKLNCGARLLQCTNFMKNGSGKYQEEFLALLTECEKSSVYQTHMIEIYRNYEEIENFEGMRQIYVELKGKLSFEQFALIIEKLAESSMRAVRFFNALTPLLVEIWNDASDKDKRRVISTGFRHRFAQNWYEELGFEADYHFKNRHRFRNPLAFIRVMAEAFKPLNFFKKNFYWLVLWQPFASIVELIGKFHFNAKDVEELKKDIREVDVTFLELLGYGEFDDFNSVVSFCYSDDNASRIAYQRRLLMDNLDHVSSALEHIGWRRFYEFIINVFRDTNDGLVSSYTTLLMQHVLGNGRYSSYILIANSIVECIETFVPDHDDLSRAKKTCIDSIFDYLHDSYFSPIFKETRVDEMLIWCYGSETGVAEFKEKINVSKIFISLLKCCVSNGYIFKASDSMEEFLHWYYPAENERKAFKLEMIYSYGDYETIGAFLKKRMYRRPMLSWFFENDAYKIMEFTTKIYR; encoded by the coding sequence ATGGACGACGATAATCCGACAGAATTACGTTCACTGGCGGCGAAATCTTCATGTATACAATTGGTCTACGATTGGGCCAGTTGTGAAATGTCAGCAGTCGATATTTGGAAAAAGGAAGAAGACTACGGTACATGCCCGGATCACGAATGTTTCATTTGGCAACTGAACGAAATGCAGCTACCTGGCAGCCCAGTGATCCCGAATTTGGTTCTCGACCAAATCGAATACCATTTGACGTCGATTTTGAAGCAGGTTACTGACTGGATCCGTTACCATCATCGTAAAAATTTCTTCCACGATGAACCGGCATCTCCGTTGAAAGAATacctgctgaaattgatttggAAACCGGATCGATCGATCGACTATTCAGCTACTGCGAAAAACGTGTTGGCTGGCTCGAATTTTAACCCTATGGAGAAGTATAGATTCGCTTGCACGTATTGTTTTTCGGAGGAAGTATGGAAATTGAAAGATTTGGCGGAGATAGCGACAGATTGGTGTTTCGAAACGGAGCCTATGCTGGTTTATTGGAGTAAATACTTGACCAATCAGTTACATACGATACCAGTACCGGCGAACGATTCAATCGACGAGTTCATGTTTGCTAAAGCTCTGAAAGAATACGATCTTTGGCAGCCCATAAAgtacttttttggcaaattgaacTGCGGCGCTAGATTATTGCAGTGTACCAACTTTATGAAGAACGGCAGTGGAAAATATCAAGAAGAATTTCTGGCTCTGCTGACGGAATGTGAAAAAAGTTCCGTGTACCAGACTCATATGATAGAAATCTATAGAAATTACGAagagattgaaaatttcgaaggTATGCGGCAGATTTACGTCGAATTAAAGGGCAAGTTGAGTTTCGAGCAATTCGCTctaattatcgaaaaattggcGGAATCGTCGATGCGTGCTGTTCGCTTTTTCAATGCTCTGACACCATTACTAGTAGAGATTTGGAACGATGCCAGCGACAAGGATAAACGCCGGGTAATCTCGACTGGTTTTCGACACCGTTTCGCCCAAAACTGGTACGAGGAGCTCGGATTCGAGGCGGACTAtcatttcaaaaacagacacCGATTTCGCAATCCTTTGGCGTTTATTCGTGTCATGGCTGAAGCGTTCAAACCACTAAACTTCTTCAAGAAGAATTTTTATTGGCTGGTACTCTGGCAACCGTTTGCTTCTATAGTCGAACTAATCGGCAAATTTCACTTCAATGCCAAAGATGTCGAGGAATTAAAGAAGGATATTCGAGAAGTGGAtgtaacttttttggaattattgggGTATGGCGAGTTTGATGATTTTAACAGCGTTGTATCGTTCTGCTATTCGGATGATAACGCGAGCAGAATCGCCTATCAGAGAAGATTATTAATGGACAATTTGGACCATGTTAGTTCTGCGTTGGAGCACATCGGTTGGAGACGATTTTACGAATTCATCATTAACGTTTTTCGTGACACCAACGACGGATTAGTTTCTTCCTACACTACGCTACTGATGCAACACGTTTTAGGGAATGGAAGGTACTCATCGTACATTCTGATAGCAAACAGCATCGTGGAATGTATTGAAACTTTTGTGCCAGATCATGATGATTTATCTAGGGCAAAGAAGACCTGCATTGACTCGATTTTCGATTATCTTCATGATAGTTACTTTAGTCCCATTTTTAAGGAGACTCGGGTCGATGAAATGCTGATTTGGTGCTACGGAAGCGAGACAGGTGTTGCTGAATTTAAAGAGAAAATCaacgtttcgaaaattttcatctctctgTTGAAATGCTGCGTCAGCAACGGATACATTTTCAAAGCGAGTGATTCAATGGAGGAATTTTTGCATTGGTATTATCCTGCCGAAAATGAGAGGAAAGCTTTCAAATTGGAAATGATTTACTCGTATGGTGATTATGAAACGATCGGGGCATTTCTAAAAAAGAGAATGTATCGTCGACCTATGTTaagttggttttttgaaaacgacGCCTATAAAATAATGGAATTTACTACGAAAATATACCGGTAG
- the LOC135837918 gene encoding uncharacterized protein LOC135837918 has product MDTNPTELRSLAAKSACIQLLYDWTSCETSANDTWKKEKDYGTCPDHEWFLWQLNEMQLPGSPVIPNVVLDQIEYHMTNKILKQVTKWICYHHGKNFFHDVPASPLKQYLLKLIWKPNYKIDYAATAKNVLAGSNFNTMEKYRFACTYCFPEDVWNLRDMAPVAIGWCFEKEPFLVYWNKCLANQLHTIPVPANDSIDEVMFAKALKEYDLWQPVKYFFGKLNSGARLSQCNNVFWHKRGKYQKELLALLSDECEKISVYRANMEEIIWNYETLDDFEGIRQICTELKDKLSFKDFALIIKGLARWTMYYSTHEKFNALTPLLMEIWNDASDEDKRQLASTGLQSHFPLKSYEMIMDEGTYHFDDRHRYRNPLVFIRALAEAYEPRNFLKENFFWLVLWQPFASVVGLIDEFQFNAEDVEELKWYTRRRRSRRMDYACTAYLASGEFDEFSSFVSFCYSDDNAGRIAYQRYLLMDRLDEFSNALWRWRVDWRIAYEFVNNVFRETDDEFASSYTTLLMQYALKRKMHFLMERMHGEEANSIVECVETFVPHHDNLSRAKKTCIGSLFKYLHNGFYPIFNETLVEKLLIWCYGTETGVARFKKKINVSKIFVAQLDSCVEDDTFKATDSMEGFLHWYYPLESERKAFKLKMIYSYGEFEKIGTLLKERKYRRRMLNWFFENDAYKIKEFITKIYV; this is encoded by the coding sequence atgGACACTAATCCGACGGAACTACGTTCACTGGCCGCGAAATCTGCATGTATACAATTGCTGTACGATTGGACCAGCTGCGAAACATCAGCAAACGATACttggaaaaaggaaaaagactACGGTACATGCCCGGATCACGAATGGTTTCTTTGGCAACTGAACGAAATGCAGCTACCCGGCAGCCCAGTGATCCCGAATGTAGTTCTTGATCAAATCGAATACCATATGACGAATAAGATTTTGAAGCAGGTTACCAAATGGATCTGTTACCATCATGGTAAAAATTTCTTCCACGATGTACCGGCGTCTCCTTTGAAACAATACCTGCTCAAACTGATTTGGAAACCAAATTATAAGATCGACTACGCAGCTACTGCCAAAAACGTGTTGGCTGGCTCGAATTTTAACACCATGGAGAAGTACAGATTCGCTTGCACGTATTGTTTCCCGGAGGATGTGTGGAATTTGAGAGATATGGCGCCAGTAGCGATAGGTTGGTGTTTCGAAAAAGAGCCTTTTCTGGTATATTGGAATAAATGCTTGGCCAATCAGTTGCATACGATACCAGTACCGGCGAACGATTCAATCGACGAGGTCATGTTTGCTAAAGCTCTGAAAGAATACGATCTTTGGCAGCCCGTAaagtacttttttggaaaattgaactcCGGCGCTAGATTATCGCAGTGTAACAACGTTTTCTGGCACAAACgtggaaaatatcaaaaagaacTACTGGCTCTGCTGAGTGATGAATGTGAAAAGATTTCTGTGTACCGGGCTAATATGGAGGAAATCATTTGGAATTACGAAACGCTGGATGATTTCGAAGGTATTCGACAGATTTGCACCGAATTGAAGGACAAGTTGAGTTTCAAGGATTTCGCTCTAATTATCAAAGGATTGGCCAGGTGGACGATGTATTATTCTACTCATGAGAAATTCAATGCACTGACACCGTTACTAATGGAAATTTGGAACGATGCCAGCGACGAGGATAAACGCCAATTAGCTTCAACTGGCTTGCAATCGCATTTCCCCCTTAAATCGTACGAAATGATTATGGACGAAGGGACCTATCATTTCGACGATAGACACCGATACCGCAATCCTTTGGTGTTCATTCGTGCCTTGGCCGAAGCGTACGAACCGCGAAATTTCCtcaaggagaattttttttggctggTACTCTGGCAGCCGTTCGCTTCTGTCGTTGGATTAATCGACGAATTTCAATTCAATGCCGAAGATGTCGAGGAATTGAAATGGTATACTCGACGTCGACGATCTCGTCGAATGGACTACGCTTGTACGGCATATTTGGCGAGTGGCGAGTTCGATGAATTTAGCAGTTTTGTATCGTTTTGTTACTCTGATGATAACGCAGGCAGAATCGCGTATCAAAGATACCTATTAATGGATCGTTTGGACGAGTTCAGTAATGCGCTGTGGCGATGGCGCGTCGATTGGAGGATAGCTTACGAGTTCGTCAACAACGTGTTTCGCGAAACCGACGACGAATTCGCGTCTTCCTACACTACCCTACTGATGCAATACGCTTTAAAGAGGAAAATGCACTTTCTGATGGAAAGGATGCATGGAGAAGAAGCAAACAGCATCGTGGAATGTGTTGAAACTTTCGTGCCACACCACGACAATTTATCTCGAGCAAAGAAGACTTGCATTGGCTCACTTTTCAAATACCTTCACAATGGTTTTTATCCCATTTTTAATGAGACTCTGGTCGAAAAACTGCTAATTTGGTGCTACGGAACTGAGACGGGTGTTGCtcgatttaaaaagaaaatcaacgtttcgaaaattttcgttGCTCAGTTGGATAGCTGCGTCGAAGATGACACTTTCAAAGCGACTGATTCTATGGAGGGATTTTTGCACTGGTATTACCCCCTCGAAAGTGAAAGGaaagctttcaaattgaaaatgatttactCATACGGTGAATTTGAAAAGATCGGGACGTTGCTAAAAGAGAGAAAGTATCGTCGACGTATgttgaattggttttttgaaaacgacGCCTATAAAATAAAGGAATTTATCACTAAAATATACGTGTAG
- the LOC135837920 gene encoding uncharacterized protein LOC135837920 codes for MGINPTELRSLAAKSSCIQVVHEWARNDEMPAIDIWKKEEDDDTWCPDHEWFIRQMNEMQLPGSPVIPNLVRDQIKYHMTSILKQVTQWIYYHHRKNFFHDEPASPLKEYLLKLIWKPDRSIDYEATAKNVLAGSNFNPMEKYRFACTYCFPEDVRNLKDMAKVAIDWCFEEEPLLVYWSKYLTDQLHTITLPANDSIEEIMFAKALNEYDLWQPIKYFFGKLNSGARLSKCNNVILNTRAKYQKELLALLNECERSSVYQANLAKIIYNYCVELQDFESVRQIHIEMKDKWSFEDLGIIICDTALWSMVSPQFFNALTPLLMEIWNDTSDEDKRRVVSTGLRSCIAKKWNDLIMEHVEYYYDNRDLFRNPLVFFCALAEAHEPLNFLRSNFDWLVIWQPRALAVEFKRRISIQ; via the coding sequence ATGGGCATTAATCCGACGGAATTACGTTCACTGGCTGCGAAATCTTCGTGTATACAAGTGGTGCACGAATGGGCCAGAAATGATGAAATGCCAGCCATCGATATTTGGAAAAAGGAAGAAGACGACGATACATGGTGCCCGGATCACGAATGGTTTATTCGGCAAATGAACGAAATGCAGCTACCCGGCAGCCCAGTGATTCCGAATTTAGTTCGAGATCAAATCAAATACCATATGACGTCGATTTTGAAGCAGGTTACCCAATGGATCTATTACCATCATCGTAAAAATTTCTTCCACGATGAACCGGCATCTCCGTTGAAAGAATacctgctgaaattgatttggAAACCGGATCGATCGATCGACTACGAAGCTACCGCAAAAAACGTGTTGGCTGGCTCGAATTTTAACCCAATGGAGAAGTATAGATTCGCTTGCACGTATTGTTTCCCAGAAGATGTGCGAAATTTGAAAGATATGGCGAAGGTAGCGATAGATTGGTGTTTCGAAGAAGAACCTTTGCTGGTTTATTGGAGTAAATACTTGACCGATCAGTTGCATACGATAACTTTACCGGCGAACGATTCAATCGAAGAGATCATGTTTGCTAAAGCTTTGAATGAATACGATCTTTGGCAGCCCATAAAgtacttttttggcaaattgaatTCGGGTGCTAGATTATCGAAGTGTAACAACGTTATCTTGAACACACgtgcaaaatatcaaaaagaacTACTGGCTTTACTGAATGAATGCGAGAGAAGTTCCGTGTACCAGgctaatttggcaaaaatcattTACAATTATTGCGTGGAGTTGCAGGACTTCGAAAGTGTTCGACAGATTCATATCGAAATGAAAGATAAGTGGAGTTTCGAAGATTTGGGTATAATTATTTGTGACACGGCGTTATGGTCGATGGTATCTCCTCAATTTTTCAACGCACTGACACCGTTATTAATGGAAATTTGGAACGATACCAGCGACGAGGATAAACGTCGGGTAGTCTCAACTGGCTTGCGATCATGTATCGCCAAAAAATGGAACGATTTGATTATGGAACACGTGGAGTATTATTACGACAATAGAGACCTATTCCGCAATCctttggtgtttttttgtgCCTTGGCTGAAGCTCACGAACCACTAAATTTCCTTCGGTCGAATTTTGATTGGCTTGTAATCTGGCAACCGCGCGCTTTAGCAGTGGAATTTAAAAGAcgaatttcaattcaatga
- the LOC135837917 gene encoding uncharacterized protein LOC135837917 yields the protein MDEDDDNPTELRSLAAKSSCIQLVYQWASCEISAIDTWKKQRDYGTCPDHEWFIWQLNEMQLPGSPVMPNLVLDQIDYHMTSILQQVTDWICYHHRKNFFHDDPASPLKEYLLKLVWEPDRSIDYEATAKNVLAGSNFNPMEKYRFACTYCFSEDVWNLRDMAEVAIDWCFETEPLLVYWSKCLTNQLHTIPVPANDSIDEIMFAKALNYEYYGLWELIKYFFEKLNSGARLLQYKNFFQFGGGKYQEKVLALLNECEKHTVYRNCMETLIYDCEDLGNFEVTRQIYIELKAKPSFEDLSLLIEKLAFSSLYSVRSFNALTPLLMEICNDASIDDKRRIVSTGLRSRIVEQWRTLIEDSYYAFRERDRDSAILWRLFVPWLKRTNREISSRRIFVGW from the coding sequence ATGGACGAAGACGACGATAATCCGACCGAATTACGTTCACTGGCGGCGAAATCTTCGTGTATACAATTGGTGTACCAATGGGCCAGTTGTGAAATATCAGCAATCGATACTTGGAAAAAACAAAGAGACTACGGTACATGCCCGGATCACGAATGGTTTATTTGGCAACTGAACGAAATGCAGCTACCCGGCAGCCCAGTGATGCCGAATTTGGTTCTCGACCAAATCGACTACCATATGACGTCGATTTTGCAACAGGTTACCGACTGGATCTGTTACCATCATCGTAAAAACTTCTTCCACGATGATCCGGCATCTCCGCTGAAAGAATACCTGCTGAAATTGGTTTGGGAACCGGATCGATCGATCGACTACGAAGCTACCGCGAAAAACGTGTTGGCTGGCTCGAATTTTAACCCTATGGAGAAGTATAGATTCGCTTGCACGTATTGTTTTTCGGAGGATGTGTGGAATTTGAGAGATATGGCGGAGGTAGCTATAGATTGGTGTTTCGAAACAGAGCCTTTGCTGGTTTATTGGAGTAAATGTTTGACCAATCAGTTGCATACGATACCAGTACCGGCGAACGATTCAATCGACGAGATCATGTTTGCTAAAGCTCTGAACTACGAGTACTACGGTCTTTGGGAGCTCAtaaagtacttttttgaaaaattgaactccgGCGCTAGATTATTGCAGTATAAGAACTTTTTCCAGTTCGGAGGTGGTAAATATCAAGAAAAAGTACTGGCTCTGCTGAACGAATGTGAAAAACATACCGTTTATCGCAACTGTATGGAAACGCTCATTTACGATTGCGAAGATCTGGGCAATTTCGAAGTTACTCGACAGATTTACATCGAATTAAAGGCCAAGCCCAGTTTTGAGGATCTCTCTTTACTTATCGAGAAATTGGCGTTTTCGTCCCTATACAGTGTCCGAAGTTTTAATGCACTGACACCGTTACTAATGGAAATTTGTAACGACGCCAGCATCGATGATAAACGCCGGATAGTCTCAACTGGCTTGCGATCACGTATCGTCGAACAATGGAGAACCTTGATCGAAGACTCGTATTATGCTTTCCGTGAAAGAGACCGCGATTCCGCAATCCTTTGGCGTTTATTCGTGCCTTGGCTGAAGCGTACGAACCGCGAAATTTCCTCAAGGAGAATTTTTGTTGGTTGGTAA